The following coding sequences are from one Panicum hallii strain FIL2 chromosome 5, PHallii_v3.1, whole genome shotgun sequence window:
- the LOC112894234 gene encoding gibberellin 3-beta-dioxygenase 2-2-like isoform X1: MPTPSHLKNPLYFDFRAARRVPESHAWPGLHDHPVVDGGGAPGTPDAVPVVDLRDPGAAVAARVARAAEQWGAFLLTGHGVPAELLARVEDRIACMFALPAADKMRAVRGPGDACGYGSPPISSFFSKCMWSEGYTFSPAALRGDLRKLWPKAGDDYASFWYVRVYSSSRRHRHTCASPASFLRHARTDRSFTRTDRKKDRRVPVKAMHACNQHASGVTVSCSNRWSVSVAYSDVMEEFHKEMRVLADKLLELFLRALGLTSEQVAAVEEERRIGETMTATMHLNWYPRCPDPRRALGLIAHTDSGFFTFVLQSLVPGLQLFRHGPDRWVAVPAVPGAFVVNVGDLFHILTNGRFHSVYHRAVVNRDLDRISLGYFLGPPPHAKVAPLREAVPPGRTPAYRAVTWPEYMGVRKKAFTTGASALKMVAAAESDDADAAVHQPLVLSS, encoded by the exons ATGCCGACGCCGTCGCACCTCAAGAACCCGCTCTACTTCGACTTCCGCGCCGCGCGGCGCGTGCCAGAGTCGCACGCCTGGCCGGGGCTGCACGACCACCCCgtcgtggacggcggcggcgcgccggggACGCCGGACGCCGTGCCGGTGGTGGACCTGCGGGAcccgggggcggcggtggcggcccgCGTGGCGCGCGCCGCCGAGCAGTGGGGCGCGTTCCTGCTCACCGGCCACGGCGTCCCCGCGGAGCTCCTGGCGCGCGTCGAGGACCGGATCGCGTGCATGTTCGCGCTGCCGGCCGCCGACAAGATGCGCGCCGTGCGCGGGCCCGGGGACGCCTGCGGCTACGGCTCGCCGCccatctcctccttcttctccaaGTGCATGTGGTCCGAGGGCTACACCTTCTCGCCGGCCGCCCTCCGCGGCGACCTCCGCAAGCTCTGGCCCAAGGCCGGCGACGACTACGCCAGCTTCTGGTACGTGCGTGTCTACAGCAGCAGCCGGCGGCACCGCCACACGTGCGCCTCGCCTGCTTCCTTCCTTCGCCATGCACGTACGGATCGATCGTTCACGCGCACCGATCGAAAGAAAGATCGACGTGTCCCGGTCAaggccatgcatgcatgcaaccAACACGCCTCTGGTGTTACCGTGTCGTGCTCAAACCGTTGGTCTGTGTCTGTTGCCTACAGTGACGTGATGGAGGAGTTCCACAAGGAGATGCGCGTCCTGGCGGACAAACTGCTGGAGCTGTTCCTCAGGGCGCTCGGGCTCACCAGCGAGCAGGTCGCCGCCGTCGAGGAGGAGCGGAGGATCGGCGAGACGATGACCGCCACCATGCACCTCAACTG GTATCCGAGGTGCCCGGACCCGCGGCGCGCGCTGGGGCTGATCGCGCACACGGACTCGGGCTTCTTCACCTTCGTGCTGCAGAGCCTCGTGCCGGGGCTGCAGCTGTTCCGGCACGGCCCGGACCGGTGGGTGGCGGTGCCGGCCGTGCCGGGCGCCTTCGTCGTCAACGTCGGAGACCTCTTCCACATCCTCACCAACGGCCGGTTCCACAGCGTGTACCACCGCGCCGTCGTGAACCGGGACCTGGACCGGATATCGCTCGGCTACTTCCTcggcccgccgccgcacgccaaGGTGGCGCCGCTGCGGGAGGCCGTGCCGCCGGGCCGGACCCCCGCGTACCGCGCCGTCACGTGGCCCGAGTACATGGGCGTCCGCAAGAAGGCCTTCACCACCGGCGCCTCCGCGCTCAAGATGGTCGCCGCCGCCGAATCcgacgacgccgacgccgccgtcCACCAGCCGCTCGTCCTCTCCTCGTAG
- the LOC112894234 gene encoding gibberellin 3-beta-dioxygenase 2-2-like isoform X2, which translates to MPTPSHLKNPLYFDFRAARRVPESHAWPGLHDHPVVDGGGAPGTPDAVPVVDLRDPGAAVAARVARAAEQWGAFLLTGHGVPAELLARVEDRIACMFALPAADKMRAVRGPGDACGYGSPPISSFFSKCMWSEGYTFSPAALRGDLRKLWPKAGDDYASFCDVMEEFHKEMRVLADKLLELFLRALGLTSEQVAAVEEERRIGETMTATMHLNWYPRCPDPRRALGLIAHTDSGFFTFVLQSLVPGLQLFRHGPDRWVAVPAVPGAFVVNVGDLFHILTNGRFHSVYHRAVVNRDLDRISLGYFLGPPPHAKVAPLREAVPPGRTPAYRAVTWPEYMGVRKKAFTTGASALKMVAAAESDDADAAVHQPLVLSS; encoded by the exons ATGCCGACGCCGTCGCACCTCAAGAACCCGCTCTACTTCGACTTCCGCGCCGCGCGGCGCGTGCCAGAGTCGCACGCCTGGCCGGGGCTGCACGACCACCCCgtcgtggacggcggcggcgcgccggggACGCCGGACGCCGTGCCGGTGGTGGACCTGCGGGAcccgggggcggcggtggcggcccgCGTGGCGCGCGCCGCCGAGCAGTGGGGCGCGTTCCTGCTCACCGGCCACGGCGTCCCCGCGGAGCTCCTGGCGCGCGTCGAGGACCGGATCGCGTGCATGTTCGCGCTGCCGGCCGCCGACAAGATGCGCGCCGTGCGCGGGCCCGGGGACGCCTGCGGCTACGGCTCGCCGCccatctcctccttcttctccaaGTGCATGTGGTCCGAGGGCTACACCTTCTCGCCGGCCGCCCTCCGCGGCGACCTCCGCAAGCTCTGGCCCAAGGCCGGCGACGACTACGCCAGCTTCTG TGACGTGATGGAGGAGTTCCACAAGGAGATGCGCGTCCTGGCGGACAAACTGCTGGAGCTGTTCCTCAGGGCGCTCGGGCTCACCAGCGAGCAGGTCGCCGCCGTCGAGGAGGAGCGGAGGATCGGCGAGACGATGACCGCCACCATGCACCTCAACTG GTATCCGAGGTGCCCGGACCCGCGGCGCGCGCTGGGGCTGATCGCGCACACGGACTCGGGCTTCTTCACCTTCGTGCTGCAGAGCCTCGTGCCGGGGCTGCAGCTGTTCCGGCACGGCCCGGACCGGTGGGTGGCGGTGCCGGCCGTGCCGGGCGCCTTCGTCGTCAACGTCGGAGACCTCTTCCACATCCTCACCAACGGCCGGTTCCACAGCGTGTACCACCGCGCCGTCGTGAACCGGGACCTGGACCGGATATCGCTCGGCTACTTCCTcggcccgccgccgcacgccaaGGTGGCGCCGCTGCGGGAGGCCGTGCCGCCGGGCCGGACCCCCGCGTACCGCGCCGTCACGTGGCCCGAGTACATGGGCGTCCGCAAGAAGGCCTTCACCACCGGCGCCTCCGCGCTCAAGATGGTCGCCGCCGCCGAATCcgacgacgccgacgccgccgtcCACCAGCCGCTCGTCCTCTCCTCGTAG